Proteins found in one Pantoea cypripedii genomic segment:
- a CDS encoding substrate-binding domain-containing protein, with product MTAKHNIIGIVSDEFANPGSVKMLNEVTRQLNARGYLALLLNVDSREHYLSLLTKASELGVKGLIFLTSRYRQEASAFPAIWLSGENALRADGYDAGAEIGRLLLAQGHQRFGFMRGEDSPTVPRQMQGFVESLSAADKTLDQRLVAGNNDRERAYQVMMAYLKKTRASERINALFCENDVLAFGALQAVRDFGQGAHIGVVGFDDVDEARSSTWHLTSWAQRGDLLVTEALNRLLDNKADDTGAWQQGELQVRHSHHGKHVHGEMSKCGCASRH from the coding sequence ATGACAGCAAAGCACAATATCATCGGTATCGTCAGCGATGAGTTCGCCAACCCCGGCAGCGTAAAAATGCTGAATGAAGTCACACGACAGCTGAATGCGCGTGGATATCTGGCGTTGCTGCTCAATGTTGATTCGCGCGAGCATTACCTGTCGTTACTCACTAAGGCCTCTGAACTGGGCGTAAAAGGATTGATTTTCCTCACCTCCCGTTATCGTCAAGAGGCGTCAGCCTTCCCGGCTATCTGGCTGAGTGGGGAGAATGCCCTCAGAGCTGATGGCTATGATGCAGGCGCGGAGATTGGCCGTCTGCTGCTGGCGCAGGGACATCAACGTTTTGGTTTTATGCGCGGCGAAGATTCCCCAACCGTTCCGCGCCAGATGCAGGGCTTTGTCGAGAGCTTAAGCGCGGCGGATAAAACCCTCGATCAGCGACTGGTTGCCGGTAACAACGATCGTGAACGGGCTTATCAGGTGATGATGGCTTACCTGAAAAAAACGCGTGCCTCCGAACGTATCAATGCGTTGTTCTGTGAAAATGATGTGCTGGCGTTTGGGGCCTTGCAGGCGGTGCGCGATTTTGGTCAGGGCGCGCATATTGGCGTGGTGGGTTTTGATGATGTGGACGAAGCACGTTCTTCGACCTGGCATCTGACCAGCTGGGCGCAGCGAGGTGATTTGCTGGTGACTGAAGCGCTAAATCGCTTGCTGGATAACAAAGCAGATGACACCGGAGCCTGGCAGCAGGGCGAATTGCAGGTCCGTCATTCGCATCATGGCAAACATGTGCATGGTGAGATGTCAAAGTGCGGCTGTGCCAGCCGCCACTAA
- a CDS encoding SDR family oxidoreductase, with product MDLQIQQRVALVCGAGSGLGRAMALSLAQEGVKVAVTGRNLEKLAATVALIQQQGGTAQAWQLDLAAPEKFDDVLNDIRQHWGDVDILVNNSGGPPPASAQGTDADVWQQQFSLMVSSLIQLTDKVLPAMRQRGWGRIITSTSSGVIAPIPNLALSNALRMSLLGWSKTLASEVAADGVTVNVLVPGRIATDRVSQLDAIKAKRENSTADAVAEKSRQGIPAGRYGAPEEYGATAAFLASKPASYITGTVMRVDGGMIDAI from the coding sequence ATGGATTTGCAAATTCAACAACGGGTCGCGCTGGTTTGTGGTGCGGGAAGTGGTTTAGGCCGGGCGATGGCGCTGTCTCTGGCGCAGGAAGGGGTAAAAGTCGCGGTGACCGGCCGCAACCTGGAAAAGCTGGCCGCAACGGTGGCACTTATCCAGCAGCAAGGCGGTACCGCCCAGGCCTGGCAACTCGACCTCGCTGCGCCAGAGAAATTTGATGATGTGCTAAATGATATTCGTCAGCATTGGGGCGATGTCGATATTCTGGTCAACAATTCCGGTGGCCCGCCACCCGCCAGCGCCCAGGGCACGGATGCCGATGTCTGGCAGCAGCAGTTTTCCCTGATGGTTTCCTCACTGATCCAGCTGACGGACAAAGTGCTGCCCGCCATGCGCCAGCGTGGCTGGGGACGTATTATCACCTCGACTTCATCCGGTGTCATTGCACCGATCCCTAATCTGGCCCTGTCCAATGCCCTGCGGATGAGTTTACTCGGCTGGTCTAAAACACTGGCAAGTGAAGTGGCTGCGGACGGTGTGACGGTGAACGTGCTGGTACCAGGACGCATCGCTACTGATCGCGTCAGCCAGCTGGATGCCATCAAAGCGAAACGCGAAAACAGCACAGCGGATGCCGTAGCAGAGAAAAGCCGTCAGGGTATTCCTGCGGGCCGTTATGGTGCACCAGAAGAATACGGTGCCACTGCGGCGTTTCTCGCCAGCAAGCCCGCCAGTTACATCACCGGCACGGTGATGCGAGTGGATGGCGGGATGATTGATGCGATTTAA
- a CDS encoding GntR family transcriptional regulator encodes MQPDSTASSRRIARQILDLIYEARFDPGHHLREQHLADALGVSRTPVRAGLKELTRLGAVEARPNQGFFLLKSADELQQLSIEQTKSNDQHLYELLVRDRIAGTLPESFTQTEIVQRYEVDRGILTRTLVKLSEDGLIARNAGHGWRFLQTLNSDVALRNSYGFRLMIEPAALLTPHLHVDRQLLKRLRAQHLWLITHPDITLVPAKDIFETDASFHELLAEASGNLFVLQAIQQQNRLRRLMEFGSYHNKRRVKEWCEEHVAIIDALRENKQELAASLMQQHLQFAYDQVNIKRPRK; translated from the coding sequence ATGCAGCCTGACTCAACTGCGAGCAGTCGCCGGATCGCCCGGCAAATCCTTGACCTGATATATGAAGCAAGATTCGATCCAGGTCATCATTTACGTGAACAACATCTTGCCGATGCGCTGGGCGTTTCACGTACACCGGTGCGCGCCGGATTAAAAGAACTGACCCGTCTGGGCGCGGTGGAAGCCCGGCCCAATCAGGGTTTCTTCCTGTTAAAGAGCGCCGATGAACTACAGCAGCTGAGTATCGAACAAACCAAAAGCAATGATCAGCATTTGTATGAATTGCTGGTACGCGACCGTATTGCCGGTACGCTACCCGAGTCCTTTACCCAGACCGAAATCGTGCAACGCTATGAGGTGGACCGCGGGATACTGACACGCACGCTGGTGAAGCTGTCGGAAGATGGCCTGATTGCACGTAATGCCGGGCATGGCTGGCGTTTCCTGCAAACCCTGAACTCAGACGTGGCTTTACGCAACAGTTACGGTTTCCGCCTGATGATTGAGCCAGCCGCCCTGCTGACGCCACATTTACATGTCGATCGCCAGTTATTAAAACGGCTGCGCGCGCAGCATCTGTGGCTGATTACTCACCCGGATATCACCCTGGTCCCGGCGAAGGATATCTTCGAAACCGACGCCTCCTTTCATGAGCTGCTGGCGGAAGCCAGCGGCAATCTGTTTGTGTTACAGGCAATTCAGCAGCAAAACCGCTTACGTCGCCTGATGGAATTTGGCAGCTACCATAACAAGCGGCGCGTGAAAGAATGGTGTGAAGAACATGTGGCGATCATCGATGCGTTGCGGGAAAACAAACAGGAACTGGCCGCCAGCCTGATGCAGCAACATCTGCAATTCGCCTATGACCAGGTAAATATTAAGCGGCCACGCAAATAA
- a CDS encoding ABC transporter substrate-binding protein, with amino-acid sequence MSSSYFTTRRMRGLMFTLALLPLASHAAGESVTPGKLTYGTAATFMPFEFVKDGKLTGFDIDLITALSKELKLTPAPMAMEFKGLIPALQGKRLDIINSAMYVNPTRATQVDFVPYLKIGSRVVVRKGNPAGITGRDMSLCGKNVAVTLGGIEESQARVDNKNCVAASKAAINVLTFPAATDSAVAVAQGRADAEYLSTPGTVALFSEKPGMFEAVGAEFEADTHIAFAVRKGDSETRAQLEKGLQSLVKDGTYKQLIEKWNFPDSVAIF; translated from the coding sequence ATGTCCAGCTCGTATTTCACCACTCGCCGCATGCGCGGATTGATGTTCACTCTGGCGTTGTTGCCACTTGCCAGCCATGCCGCAGGGGAAAGTGTGACCCCAGGTAAACTGACTTATGGCACCGCTGCCACCTTTATGCCGTTCGAATTTGTTAAAGACGGCAAGCTCACTGGCTTCGATATCGACCTGATCACTGCCCTGAGTAAAGAACTCAAACTCACGCCAGCCCCAATGGCGATGGAGTTCAAAGGTTTGATCCCAGCCTTGCAGGGCAAGCGTCTCGACATCATCAATTCAGCGATGTACGTCAACCCGACCCGCGCCACCCAGGTGGATTTCGTGCCTTACCTGAAAATCGGCAGCCGTGTGGTGGTGCGCAAAGGTAATCCGGCGGGCATCACCGGACGTGATATGTCGCTGTGCGGCAAAAACGTCGCTGTGACCCTTGGCGGTATCGAAGAGAGCCAGGCGCGTGTGGACAACAAAAACTGCGTGGCCGCCAGCAAAGCCGCCATCAACGTGCTGACCTTCCCGGCAGCCACTGACTCAGCAGTCGCTGTCGCTCAGGGCCGTGCCGATGCGGAATATCTCTCTACACCGGGCACCGTAGCGCTGTTCAGCGAGAAACCTGGCATGTTCGAAGCGGTAGGTGCGGAGTTTGAAGCCGACACCCATATCGCCTTTGCGGTACGTAAAGGTGATAGCGAAACCCGTGCACAACTGGAGAAGGGACTGCAAAGCCTGGTGAAAGATGGCACCTACAAGCAACTGATTGAGAAATGGAACTTCCCGGATTCCGTTGCCATTTTTTAA
- a CDS encoding amino acid ABC transporter permease translates to MSIDLMWQYFLSPEFLQGAWMTLLITLCSLLCGVVLGLVLALLQEAPFRAGKALAFFYLWLFRGTPVLFQIIFVYNVLPGFGLRFSAFTCAVLALSLNEGAYMAEILRSGLQAVKSGQRTAGMALGMTNAQIMRKIVLPQAARIVLPPMGNQMISMLKSSALVSVIAVQELLLVANQAASASFRYFEALCAAGIYYLLLTTLFMIFQSWLERSLDPKQRRRKSQKAQSHEMKLPKPAREVS, encoded by the coding sequence ATGTCGATTGATTTAATGTGGCAGTACTTCCTTTCCCCTGAGTTTTTACAGGGGGCGTGGATGACACTGCTCATCACCCTCTGCTCACTGTTGTGTGGCGTGGTGCTGGGTCTGGTACTGGCCCTGCTACAGGAGGCTCCTTTCCGCGCCGGAAAAGCGCTGGCTTTTTTCTACCTGTGGCTGTTTCGAGGCACGCCAGTGCTGTTCCAGATCATCTTTGTCTACAACGTGCTGCCAGGCTTCGGCTTACGCTTCTCCGCGTTTACCTGTGCAGTGCTGGCGCTTTCGCTCAATGAAGGCGCGTATATGGCTGAGATCCTGCGTTCCGGTCTCCAGGCGGTGAAAAGCGGGCAACGTACCGCTGGCATGGCACTGGGCATGACCAACGCGCAGATCATGCGCAAGATCGTGTTACCGCAGGCGGCACGTATCGTACTGCCGCCGATGGGTAACCAGATGATCAGCATGCTCAAATCAAGTGCGCTGGTGTCGGTGATTGCGGTACAGGAGCTGTTGCTGGTGGCAAATCAGGCTGCCAGCGCCAGTTTCCGCTACTTCGAAGCGCTGTGTGCTGCCGGTATTTACTATCTGCTGCTGACCACGCTGTTCATGATTTTCCAGTCATGGCTGGAGCGCAGCCTCGACCCGAAACAGCGCCGCCGCAAAAGCCAGAAAGCGCAATCCCATGAAATGAAACTGCCTAAACCAGCCCGGGAGGTGTCATGA
- a CDS encoding amino acid ABC transporter ATP-binding protein, with product MNQERKPLLEMIGIDKTFGRQTVLKNCSLSVNRGETVVLIGPSGSGKSTLLRCVNLLSPADSGDVFFARQNISRGEVPPHQLRQRIGMVFQNYELFSHLTAAENIMLAPMTVLGMNRIEARKQAEMLLAKVRINERADHFPDELSGGQQQRVAIARALAMKPELMLYDEPTSALDPEMIREVLDVMAELSAEGMTSMVVTHEMGFARRAANQILFMEEGEILERASAQDFFTGQVSERAKRFLDQILH from the coding sequence ATGAACCAGGAACGTAAACCGCTGCTGGAAATGATCGGTATCGATAAAACCTTTGGTCGTCAGACCGTACTGAAAAACTGCTCACTGAGCGTGAATCGCGGTGAAACCGTGGTGCTGATTGGCCCGTCCGGTTCGGGCAAATCGACGCTGCTGCGCTGCGTCAACCTGTTGTCCCCGGCTGACAGCGGCGATGTGTTTTTTGCCCGGCAAAATATCAGCCGTGGCGAAGTTCCGCCTCATCAGCTGCGCCAGCGTATTGGCATGGTGTTTCAGAACTACGAGTTGTTTTCGCATCTCACCGCTGCGGAAAACATCATGCTGGCCCCGATGACGGTGCTGGGTATGAACCGTATTGAGGCGCGGAAACAGGCCGAAATGCTGCTGGCAAAGGTACGTATCAATGAACGTGCCGACCACTTCCCGGATGAGCTTTCCGGCGGCCAGCAACAGCGTGTAGCGATTGCCCGCGCGCTGGCGATGAAACCGGAACTGATGTTGTACGACGAACCCACCTCGGCGCTGGATCCGGAGATGATTCGTGAAGTGCTGGATGTGATGGCGGAACTGAGTGCCGAAGGCATGACCAGCATGGTGGTGACCCATGAAATGGGCTTTGCCCGCCGCGCCGCCAATCAAATCCTGTTTATGGAAGAGGGCGAAATTCTCGAACGCGCCAGCGCCCAGGACTTTTTTACTGGCCAGGTCAGCGAACGCGCCAAACGTTTCCTCGACCAGATCTTACATTAA